A section of the Primulina eburnea isolate SZY01 chromosome 1, ASM2296580v1, whole genome shotgun sequence genome encodes:
- the LOC140805841 gene encoding uncharacterized protein produces the protein MMKTAQSRPKRYVDKRRKELDFAVSDHVSVKVGPMKGVMRFGKKGKLSPRFVGPFEILEKIEALAYRVALLWTLAGVHNVFHISMLRKYMSYPSHVLNYEPMQLTPNMSYEERYIQILDRQEKRL, from the coding sequence atgatgaagactgcacaaagccgaccAAAGAGGTACGTTGATAAGCGACGAAAAGAACTAGATTTTGCAGTAAGTGACCACGTATCTGTGAAAGTAGgacctatgaagggtgtaatgagatttggcaagaaaggaaaacttAGTCCGAGGTTCGTAGGACCGTTTGAAATTCTGGAGAAGATTGAAGCATTAGCCTATAGAGTGGCGTTGCTATGGACGCTAGCTGGAGTgcataatgtgttccacatcTCGATGCTGCGAAAGTACATGTCGTATCCTTCACATGTACTAAATTATGAGCCCATGCAGTTGACTCCAAATATGTCTTACGAGGAAAGATATATACAAATTCTGGATAGGCAAGAAAAAAGGCTCTGA